A window of the Dyadobacter pollutisoli genome harbors these coding sequences:
- a CDS encoding TonB-dependent receptor domain-containing protein translates to MKVILQYVFLAVLTGLTSTAFAQFPGGGGGGNRGGGGFGGDQRGGNRARQTIIPGTAEDTPKGSGKIKGILIDSVSKKPVEFAALALVDIKTNNPIDGTTTDEKGAFSMTKVASGNFKILISFIGYKTKTINDVKIDRKTELDLGSITLAADVVQLNEVEVVGMAQLIEEKVDRLVYNAEKDITSRGGDASDVMKKVPMLTVDLDGNVSLRGSSNVRVLINNKPSTIIASSVADALRQIPADMIKSVEVITSPSAKYDAEGSAGIINIVTKKSTIQGGTLNIDTGIGNRGSNLGLRGNYRTGKMGFSLGGFGRFGYNMPGKSENSQVGKTEPFSVKQSSESHNKNAFGSYNLGWDYEIDPKSSVSANVRYGLRNQINSQELTTVNTRAGAATSLFRDVDTKDLSGTWDVNVDYLKTLSKPQQELSISTQFSRNNRTNNYKADNYSLSSLDVRDFLNNQANDNKSHNQESTIQLDYQTPIKDNQMLELGGKAIMRQVVSDYFYYKANALDSTNNLNYDQNVAAGYLSYTYTTKSRFSLKVGSRYEYTNINANQLSREGSKVDLNIPSYGNLVPSINISQTFGKGQTIKLGYNRRLQRPGIQYLNPNVNASNPQNISFGNPNLKPELTDQVELGTSFFKGTVYVNVSTFARFTNGSIESIRTVSPTGVISTTFGNIGQKDNYGVNVFGNITLFKRWQLGGGFDSYYVTLTNNNSDPTLRYSNDGFVISGRLRTSVTIKNGWGFQGGAFMRGRDIQLQGYQTGFRMYDLGLKKDFKNKRGSIGFGMENFLAPAFKQKTVLESYSFNQNNTNHLYNRGFRVNFSYKLGKMTFVEQRPRRKKSVNNDDQKSDGGGGMDGGGATQGAATPAITVPAARPAGGAGRPQGVQGVRPTTDSTASPVRQGFQGQPGMRPDSSTMKRDSTFKPDSTAVRPDSTSKPVLPVTPTDSTALPAKPAVPADSLPKKD, encoded by the coding sequence ATGAAAGTTATTTTACAATATGTATTCCTGGCTGTTTTAACAGGACTCACCTCGACAGCTTTTGCCCAGTTTCCAGGCGGCGGAGGTGGCGGTAACCGGGGCGGTGGTGGCTTCGGCGGAGACCAAAGAGGTGGCAACAGAGCACGGCAGACAATCATACCGGGAACAGCGGAGGATACTCCCAAGGGAAGCGGAAAAATCAAGGGTATCCTGATCGACTCAGTTAGCAAAAAACCTGTTGAATTTGCAGCGCTCGCTCTCGTAGATATCAAAACGAATAACCCGATCGATGGTACAACTACTGACGAAAAGGGGGCGTTCAGTATGACGAAAGTTGCTTCTGGTAACTTCAAGATCCTTATTTCCTTTATTGGATATAAAACAAAGACTATCAATGATGTTAAAATAGACCGCAAAACGGAGCTTGATCTTGGTTCGATCACACTGGCGGCAGATGTAGTTCAGCTTAATGAAGTGGAAGTGGTAGGCATGGCCCAATTGATCGAAGAGAAAGTCGACAGGCTGGTTTACAATGCAGAGAAGGACATTACCAGTAGAGGCGGTGATGCTTCGGATGTGATGAAGAAGGTTCCGATGTTAACTGTGGACCTGGACGGAAACGTTTCACTAAGAGGTAGTTCCAATGTAAGGGTTTTGATTAACAACAAACCTTCTACCATTATTGCGTCAAGTGTAGCTGATGCATTAAGACAAATTCCGGCAGATATGATCAAGTCGGTTGAGGTAATTACCTCTCCATCGGCAAAATATGACGCTGAGGGATCGGCTGGTATCATTAACATTGTAACTAAGAAAAGTACCATTCAAGGCGGTACATTGAATATTGATACTGGTATCGGAAACAGAGGATCTAACCTTGGATTGAGAGGAAATTACCGCACTGGAAAAATGGGTTTCAGTCTGGGTGGATTTGGAAGATTCGGCTACAATATGCCTGGCAAATCTGAAAATTCACAGGTAGGCAAAACGGAACCTTTTTCGGTTAAGCAATCTTCTGAATCACATAACAAGAATGCGTTTGGTTCGTACAACTTGGGCTGGGATTACGAAATTGATCCCAAATCATCGGTTTCAGCTAACGTTCGGTATGGTTTGCGGAATCAGATTAATTCTCAGGAGCTTACTACTGTTAATACCAGAGCAGGTGCTGCGACCTCGCTTTTCCGCGATGTAGATACCAAGGACTTGTCAGGAACATGGGATGTCAATGTGGATTATCTCAAAACGCTAAGCAAGCCTCAGCAGGAACTAAGCATTTCGACCCAGTTCAGCCGTAACAACAGAACTAACAACTATAAGGCAGATAACTACTCATTGAGCAGTTTGGACGTCAGGGACTTTTTGAATAATCAGGCTAATGACAATAAGAGCCACAACCAGGAAAGCACTATTCAGCTGGATTATCAGACTCCGATTAAGGACAATCAAATGCTTGAATTGGGCGGTAAGGCGATTATGCGTCAGGTAGTTAGTGATTATTTCTATTACAAAGCTAATGCCCTGGATTCTACCAATAACCTCAACTATGACCAGAATGTAGCTGCGGGGTACCTGTCATATACCTACACCACAAAAAGCCGGTTCTCACTTAAAGTGGGATCTCGATACGAATATACCAATATCAATGCCAATCAATTGTCGAGAGAAGGCAGCAAGGTTGATCTTAACATCCCTTCGTACGGTAATCTGGTTCCAAGTATTAATATTTCTCAAACTTTCGGAAAGGGGCAGACTATTAAATTGGGGTACAACAGGAGGCTTCAACGTCCAGGTATTCAGTATCTTAACCCTAACGTTAATGCGTCAAATCCTCAAAATATATCGTTTGGTAATCCCAACCTTAAACCGGAGCTTACCGATCAGGTTGAGTTAGGAACCAGTTTCTTTAAAGGTACCGTTTATGTAAACGTTTCCACTTTTGCCCGCTTTACAAATGGGTCTATTGAAAGCATCAGGACGGTAAGCCCAACCGGCGTGATTTCTACCACCTTCGGGAACATTGGTCAAAAGGACAACTATGGCGTGAATGTTTTTGGAAATATTACACTGTTTAAAAGATGGCAACTTGGCGGTGGTTTCGACTCCTACTATGTTACGCTTACCAACAATAACTCGGATCCTACGCTTCGGTACAGCAATGACGGATTTGTTATCAGTGGTCGTTTAAGAACAAGTGTTACCATCAAAAATGGATGGGGTTTTCAGGGAGGAGCGTTCATGAGAGGAAGGGATATTCAATTACAAGGATATCAAACAGGTTTCAGAATGTATGATCTAGGTCTTAAAAAAGATTTCAAAAACAAAAGGGGAAGTATAGGATTTGGTATGGAGAATTTCCTGGCCCCTGCTTTCAAGCAAAAAACGGTTTTGGAATCATACAGCTTCAATCAGAACAACACAAACCATTTGTATAACAGAGGGTTCAGAGTTAACTTCTCCTACAAGCTGGGCAAAATGACATTCGTTGAACAACGACCACGCCGGAAAAAATCTGTGAACAATGATGATCAGAAAAGTGACGGCGGTGGCGGAATGGACGGCGGTGGTGCAACACAAGGAGCTGCGACACCTGCGATCACTGTGCCAGCGGCGCGCCCAGCAGGCGGAGCAGGCAGGCCACAAGGTGTACAAGGTGTTAGGCCAACAACTGACAGCACTGCGAGTCCCGTAAGACAAGGGTTTCAGGGGCAGCCTGGAATGAGACCCGATTCTTCCACAATGAAAAGGGATTCGACATTCAAGCCTGACTCTACGGCGGTAAGACCAGACAGCACTTCAAAGCCTGTGCTTCCGGTAACACCCACGGATTCAACGGCATTGCCTGCAAAACCGGCAGTACCAGCGGATTCGTTACCAAAAAAGGATTAA
- the hemC gene encoding hydroxymethylbilane synthase, with protein MHIKIGTRGSKLALWQAYYVEDLLQKGGVETEIVIIETKGDQILDRSLSKIGSKGVFTQELEDQLISGGIDIAVHSAKDLQSQLDEAFEIIAFTEREKANDVLVSHDTSLSLKSGESFVVGTSSTRRVAVLKHFYPHIKTIDMRGNLQTRLRKLEEGQCDALLLAYAGVHRMEYDDKIAEHLLLDEFTPAVGQGSVAIECAVTLPDDKKSTIKNLLNHGLTEICLLTERAFLKRLQGGCSIPVFGMATLHDDQISIAGGIISLDGSELIRRTQRGSNAFPAELGTALADELLEAGADRILQDIKSKNQEI; from the coding sequence ATGCATATAAAAATCGGAACGCGGGGGAGCAAACTCGCACTTTGGCAGGCATATTACGTGGAGGACCTGTTGCAAAAAGGTGGCGTTGAAACTGAAATAGTGATCATTGAAACCAAAGGAGACCAGATACTGGACCGGTCCCTTTCCAAAATAGGCAGCAAAGGCGTTTTTACCCAAGAACTGGAAGACCAGCTTATCAGTGGCGGCATTGATATTGCCGTGCACAGCGCGAAAGATCTGCAATCTCAGCTCGACGAAGCATTTGAGATCATTGCTTTTACCGAGCGTGAAAAAGCCAATGATGTATTGGTGAGCCACGATACTAGTTTATCACTCAAAAGTGGTGAGTCATTTGTAGTTGGCACTTCTTCCACACGCAGGGTGGCAGTTTTAAAGCATTTTTATCCGCACATTAAAACCATAGATATGCGCGGTAACCTGCAAACACGGCTTCGGAAATTGGAAGAAGGCCAGTGTGACGCCTTACTTCTCGCATACGCTGGCGTACACAGAATGGAGTATGATGACAAAATCGCAGAGCATTTACTTTTAGACGAATTCACTCCGGCAGTTGGCCAGGGTAGTGTCGCCATTGAATGTGCCGTGACATTGCCAGATGACAAAAAGAGCACCATTAAAAACCTGCTAAACCACGGACTTACCGAAATATGCCTGCTTACCGAAAGGGCATTCCTGAAAAGACTACAGGGAGGGTGTAGCATTCCGGTATTTGGAATGGCCACATTGCATGACGACCAAATCAGTATCGCAGGTGGTATCATCAGCCTCGACGGAAGCGAGCTGATCCGCAGAACGCAAAGAGGTTCCAATGCATTTCCTGCGGAATTGGGAACCGCATTGGCCGACGAATTGCTGGAAGCAGGTGCTGACAGGATTTTACAAGATATTAAATCCAAAAATCAAGAAATTTAG